Proteins co-encoded in one Cryptosporangium minutisporangium genomic window:
- a CDS encoding ABC transporter permease, which translates to MTTLSLTVRDSVTMLRRNTRHLQRYPAVVLVSTVIPVMLLLLFVGVFGALGETVPGGDYIDYLAPGVLIMTIGYGSSSTAQAVNRDMTEGIIQRFRTMAIARSAVLTGHVLAALLRTVVSLVLALVVAGLLGFRPDAGLLEWLAIAGLLVLMTFALSWLAVAVGLAAPNVEGTTGFLLAVQLLPFLSSAFVPTESMSGAVRWFAENQPFTPMIDTLRALLLGTEVGSDGPIAVAWCVGFTLVGYLWARAAFRRAPAR; encoded by the coding sequence ATGACTACCCTCTCGCTGACGGTGCGCGACTCGGTGACGATGCTGCGCCGCAACACCCGGCACCTCCAGCGGTACCCGGCCGTGGTGCTGGTCTCGACCGTCATCCCGGTCATGCTCCTGCTGCTGTTCGTCGGCGTTTTCGGGGCGCTCGGCGAGACGGTGCCGGGCGGCGACTACATCGACTACCTCGCGCCGGGCGTCCTGATCATGACGATCGGCTACGGCTCCTCGTCCACCGCGCAGGCGGTGAACCGGGACATGACCGAGGGCATCATCCAGCGGTTCCGGACGATGGCGATCGCCCGGTCCGCGGTGCTGACCGGCCACGTTCTCGCCGCCCTTCTCCGGACGGTGGTGAGCCTGGTGCTGGCGCTGGTCGTGGCGGGGCTACTCGGATTCCGGCCGGACGCCGGTCTGCTCGAGTGGCTCGCGATCGCCGGACTCCTGGTGCTGATGACGTTCGCGCTCAGCTGGCTCGCGGTGGCCGTCGGGCTGGCCGCCCCCAACGTGGAGGGCACCACCGGATTCCTCCTGGCGGTCCAGCTGTTGCCGTTCCTGAGCAGCGCGTTCGTCCCGACCGAGTCGATGTCGGGCGCGGTGCGGTGGTTCGCCGAGAATCAGCCGTTCACCCCGATGATCGACACGCTTCGCGCTCTGCTGCTCGGTACCGAGGTGGGCAGCGACGGCCCGATCGCGGTCGCCTGGTGCGTCGGGTTCACACTGGTCGGCTACCTGTGGGCACGGGCGGCGTTCCGCCGGGCTCCCGCTCGCTGA
- a CDS encoding ATP-binding cassette domain-containing protein has product MTGAHSRPAIVVAGLRKSFGDHVVLDGIDLEVAEGTTFALLGPNGAGKTTMVHTLTTLLPPDAGTLRVAGHDPVGDPDAVRAAIGVTGQFSAVDGLLTGTENLALMADLNHLGRAEKRRRVAGLLEQFDLVDAAGKPVSTYSGGMRRRLDLAMTLVGKPRVVFLDEPTTGLDPRSRQTMWGIVRELVADGVTIFLTTQYLDEADELADRIAVLDQGRFVAIGTPDELKRQVPGGHVRLVFADVTARDAAAAALGQAPTPGDETPTLRIPADDTVPALRGLLDRLDRAGVEIAELSVRTPDLDDVFFALTGQAATETATDPEATTTKEPIAR; this is encoded by the coding sequence ATGACTGGCGCCCACTCCCGGCCGGCGATCGTCGTCGCCGGGCTACGCAAGTCGTTCGGGGACCACGTGGTGCTCGACGGCATCGACTTGGAGGTGGCCGAGGGGACGACGTTCGCGCTCCTCGGCCCGAACGGGGCCGGGAAGACCACGATGGTGCACACGCTGACCACGCTGCTCCCGCCCGATGCCGGAACTCTGCGCGTCGCCGGGCACGACCCGGTCGGCGATCCGGACGCGGTGCGCGCCGCGATCGGCGTGACCGGCCAGTTCTCGGCGGTGGACGGACTGCTCACCGGCACGGAGAACCTGGCGCTGATGGCCGACCTCAACCACCTCGGGCGGGCCGAGAAGCGGCGGCGCGTCGCCGGGCTGCTGGAGCAGTTCGACCTGGTCGACGCCGCAGGCAAGCCGGTCTCGACCTACTCGGGCGGGATGCGGCGCCGCCTCGACCTGGCGATGACGCTGGTCGGGAAGCCGCGCGTCGTCTTCCTGGACGAGCCGACGACCGGGCTCGACCCGCGGAGCAGGCAGACGATGTGGGGCATCGTCCGCGAGCTGGTCGCCGACGGCGTGACGATCTTCCTCACCACCCAGTACCTGGACGAGGCGGACGAGCTCGCGGACCGGATCGCCGTGCTCGACCAGGGCCGGTTCGTCGCGATCGGTACGCCGGACGAGCTCAAGCGTCAGGTTCCGGGCGGCCACGTCCGGCTGGTCTTCGCGGACGTCACCGCACGGGACGCGGCCGCCGCAGCGCTGGGGCAGGCCCCCACCCCCGGCGACGAGACACCGACGCTGCGGATCCCTGCGGACGACACGGTCCCGGCGCTGCGCGGGCTGCTCGACCGCCTCGACCGGGCCGGCGTCGAGATCGCCGAGCTGTCCGTCCGCACCCCCGACCTCGACGACGTGTTCTTCGCGCTGACCGGCCAGGCGGCGACCGAGACCGCCACCGACCCCGAGGCGACCACGACGAAGGAGCCGATCGCCCGATGA
- the chrA gene encoding chromate efflux transporter, which yields MSGDVGERGVQDVPAAAAVPSEADGQDLIPFRQAVRTWFLISLQTFGGPAGQIAVMQRHLVDERRWIGQRRFLHALNYCMLLPGPEAQQLAIYVGWLLNGLRGGLVAGTLFVLPGLLSLLALSAIYAGYGDTTVVTAVFAGLGPAVVAIVAQAVWRLSARALHSAPLVGLAVGAFVALAVFGVPFPIVILVAAVAGWALHRVRPGLVTSAQGHGGADEGPPPLIADDALHADRPSGRRNALILLVGLTVWALPVAVVAVTTGTDSVFTQQGLFFSGTAVVTFGGAYAVLAFVAQRAVEHYGWLSAGEMVRGLALAETTPGPLIMVVQFVAFLGAFHHAGSLDPWVAGVIASLLTTWVTFVPCFLFVLLGAPYVERLRGNRALSAALTGITAAVVGVIANLGLYFAVHTLFADSETVTAGPLHLVVPDVSTLRPVALGIAVVAAVLIFRLKWSVLRVLGVCAALGLAAGLVEAAVS from the coding sequence ATGTCTGGAGACGTCGGGGAGCGCGGGGTGCAGGACGTACCTGCGGCGGCGGCGGTGCCGTCGGAGGCCGACGGCCAGGACCTGATCCCGTTCCGGCAGGCGGTCCGCACCTGGTTCCTGATCTCGTTGCAGACGTTCGGTGGCCCGGCCGGTCAGATCGCGGTGATGCAACGGCACCTGGTCGACGAGCGGCGCTGGATCGGTCAGCGCCGCTTCCTGCACGCGCTGAACTACTGCATGCTGCTGCCCGGCCCGGAGGCGCAGCAGCTGGCGATCTACGTGGGGTGGCTGCTCAACGGGTTGCGCGGCGGACTGGTCGCCGGGACGCTCTTCGTCCTGCCCGGCCTGCTGTCCCTGCTGGCGCTGTCCGCGATCTACGCCGGGTACGGCGACACGACGGTCGTCACCGCTGTGTTCGCCGGACTCGGCCCCGCGGTCGTCGCGATCGTCGCCCAGGCGGTCTGGCGGCTCAGCGCGCGTGCGCTGCACAGCGCGCCGCTGGTGGGGCTCGCCGTCGGGGCGTTCGTGGCACTGGCGGTGTTCGGCGTGCCGTTCCCGATCGTCATCCTGGTCGCGGCGGTGGCCGGCTGGGCGTTGCACCGGGTGCGTCCGGGTCTGGTGACGTCCGCGCAGGGGCACGGCGGTGCCGACGAGGGCCCGCCCCCGCTGATCGCCGACGACGCCCTGCACGCCGACCGGCCGTCCGGGCGCCGGAACGCGCTGATCCTCCTGGTCGGACTGACCGTGTGGGCACTACCGGTCGCCGTCGTCGCGGTGACGACCGGAACCGACAGTGTCTTCACCCAGCAGGGTCTGTTCTTCTCCGGGACCGCAGTCGTCACGTTCGGCGGCGCGTACGCGGTGCTGGCGTTCGTCGCGCAGCGCGCCGTCGAGCACTACGGGTGGCTCTCCGCCGGGGAGATGGTGCGGGGCCTGGCACTCGCCGAGACGACGCCCGGACCGCTGATCATGGTCGTGCAGTTCGTCGCGTTCCTCGGGGCGTTCCACCACGCGGGAAGCCTCGACCCGTGGGTGGCCGGGGTGATCGCCTCGTTGCTCACGACCTGGGTGACGTTCGTCCCGTGCTTCCTGTTCGTCCTGCTCGGTGCGCCCTACGTCGAGCGACTGCGCGGCAACCGGGCGCTCTCGGCCGCCCTGACCGGCATCACCGCGGCGGTCGTCGGGGTCATCGCGAACCTCGGGCTGTACTTCGCGGTGCACACGCTCTTCGCCGACAGCGAGACGGTCACCGCCGGTCCGCTGCACCTGGTCGTTCCGGACGTGTCGACGCTCCGGCCGGTGGCGCTGGGGATCGCGGTCGTCGCGGCGGTGCTGATCTTCCGGCTGAAGTGGTCGGTGCTCCGCGTCCTCGGGGTGTGCGCCGCACTCGGCCTCGCGGCCGGCCTGGTCGAGGCGGCGGTGAGCTGA
- a CDS encoding S1C family serine protease: protein MTGVPGEASATDSEAGSRRDEPGRRRVLARRALIAGVALWAVALTVLVFVRGGNEPPPAAAPAPSPSPSETLTTAQVYQTLLPSIVLIQASGGSSDVDPDARTAARTALGTGVVANASGVILTALHVVEGARSISVTFADGSRSTASVVQSDPALDIAVLAPDGLPDVVVPATLGGGAAVGDDVVAIGNQLGLADSTTSGVVSGLNRTVARSGAAALRGLIQFDAAVNPGSSGGPLINARGEVIGIIVALANPTDAGTFIGVGFAVPIGAALGASEGDGRAPPL, encoded by the coding sequence GTGACCGGAGTGCCGGGGGAGGCCAGTGCGACGGACTCGGAGGCCGGGTCCCGACGCGACGAGCCGGGCCGCCGCCGAGTATTGGCTCGCCGGGCACTGATCGCCGGGGTGGCGTTATGGGCCGTGGCCCTCACCGTGCTGGTGTTCGTCCGCGGCGGGAACGAGCCCCCACCGGCCGCGGCCCCGGCGCCGTCGCCCTCGCCGAGCGAGACCCTCACGACCGCGCAGGTGTACCAGACGCTGCTGCCCTCGATCGTGCTGATCCAGGCCAGCGGCGGCTCGTCCGACGTGGACCCGGACGCGCGCACCGCCGCCCGTACCGCGCTCGGCACCGGCGTCGTCGCCAACGCGAGCGGCGTGATCCTCACCGCGCTGCACGTCGTCGAGGGCGCGCGCAGCATCTCGGTGACGTTCGCCGACGGCTCCCGCTCGACGGCGTCGGTCGTCCAGTCCGATCCCGCCCTCGACATCGCGGTGCTCGCGCCGGACGGCCTGCCCGACGTGGTGGTGCCCGCGACACTCGGCGGTGGTGCCGCGGTCGGTGACGACGTCGTGGCGATCGGCAACCAGCTCGGGCTGGCGGACAGCACGACCAGCGGCGTCGTCTCCGGGCTCAACCGGACGGTCGCCCGCTCCGGCGCCGCCGCGCTGCGCGGGCTGATCCAGTTCGACGCGGCGGTCAACCCGGGAAGCTCCGGCGGGCCGCTGATCAACGCGCGGGGCGAGGTGATCGGCATCATCGTCGCGCTGGCGAACCCCACGGATGCCGGCACGTTCATCGGGGTGGGGTTCGCGGTGCCGATCGGCGCGGCGCTGGGCGCGAGCGAGGGCGACGGCCGGGCGCCGCCGCTGTGA
- a CDS encoding AAA family ATPase — protein MTREWNGSRASTPNGSSAGSGGRGGPVEQVLYEVKKTIVGQDTLLERLLVALIARGHILVEGVPGLAKTLAVKSLAEAIGGQFHRVQFTPDLVPADILGTRVYHQPTGEFQVSLGPVFTNLLLADEINRAPAKVQSALLEVMQEQQVTIGRETHAVPAPFLVMATQNPIESEGTYPLPEAQVDRFMMKVLVGYPSATEEFVIVERAIAPGAAIQRIIDPEILVAMQQEAERVYVDPALIEYAVQFAAATREPARVGQGDLARYVLFGASPRASISLVLGARALAFLRGREYVVPQDLTDLALDVLRHRLVLSYEALADDVTADAVLTGLLGALRVPEPAGRGG, from the coding sequence ATGACCCGAGAGTGGAACGGTAGCCGCGCGAGCACGCCGAACGGATCGTCGGCGGGGTCGGGTGGCCGCGGTGGTCCGGTCGAGCAGGTCCTCTACGAGGTCAAGAAGACGATCGTCGGCCAGGACACGCTGCTCGAACGGCTCCTCGTCGCGCTGATCGCCCGGGGGCACATCCTCGTCGAAGGCGTCCCCGGCCTGGCCAAGACGCTGGCCGTGAAGTCGCTCGCGGAGGCGATCGGCGGACAGTTCCACCGGGTGCAGTTCACGCCGGACCTGGTGCCGGCCGACATCCTCGGCACTCGCGTCTACCACCAGCCGACCGGGGAGTTCCAGGTCTCGCTCGGACCCGTGTTCACGAACCTGCTGCTCGCCGACGAGATCAACCGGGCGCCGGCCAAGGTGCAGAGCGCGCTGCTCGAGGTGATGCAGGAACAGCAGGTCACGATCGGCCGGGAAACCCACGCCGTGCCCGCGCCGTTCCTGGTCATGGCCACCCAGAACCCGATCGAGTCGGAGGGCACGTATCCGCTGCCGGAGGCCCAGGTCGACCGGTTCATGATGAAGGTCCTCGTCGGGTACCCGAGCGCGACCGAGGAGTTCGTGATCGTCGAACGGGCGATCGCGCCGGGCGCCGCCATCCAGCGGATCATCGACCCCGAGATCCTCGTGGCGATGCAGCAGGAGGCCGAACGGGTCTACGTCGATCCGGCGTTGATCGAGTACGCGGTGCAGTTCGCCGCCGCGACCCGGGAACCGGCCCGAGTGGGACAGGGCGACCTGGCCCGGTACGTACTGTTCGGCGCGAGCCCCCGTGCCTCGATCAGTCTGGTGCTCGGCGCCCGCGCGCTGGCGTTCCTGCGCGGCCGGGAGTACGTGGTACCTCAGGACCTCACCGACCTCGCGCTCGACGTGCTGCGGCACCGGCTCGTGCTCTCCTACGAGGCGCTCGCCGACGACGTCACGGCCGACGCGGTACTGACCGGCCTCCTCGGCGCGCTGAGGGTCCCTGAGCCGGCCGGCCGGGGCGGCTGA
- a CDS encoding DUF58 domain-containing protein, which translates to MPSRLSAGGAPDRLLRRLEWRLRRRLDGRLQGAYRTVWRGAGIDFTDLRLYTPEDDVRHIDWNVTARLDEPYVRQYTQDRELTAWMVVDRSASMRFGRGAQGKESVATELTVGLAQLLSHGGNRVGAILYDNGAHQVIPPRTGRDQILRLAAELTRARPATKPGSTTDLAAMLQLASSMTSKRRSLVFVLSDFIGEPGWDRALTRLSHRHEVVVLRVVDPAELELPDVGLILVQDAETGEQVLVDTSDPLLQRQLSAEVRSREEAVEDGMRRAAVTAHRITTEQDAVTALVGLVQDSRRRRR; encoded by the coding sequence ATGCCGTCCCGGTTGAGTGCGGGTGGGGCGCCCGACCGGTTACTCCGGCGCCTGGAGTGGAGGCTGCGCCGGCGTCTCGACGGGCGGCTCCAGGGTGCGTACCGGACGGTGTGGCGGGGCGCCGGCATCGACTTCACCGACCTCCGCCTCTACACCCCCGAGGACGACGTGCGGCACATCGACTGGAACGTCACCGCGCGGCTGGACGAGCCCTACGTCCGGCAGTACACCCAAGACCGGGAGCTGACCGCGTGGATGGTCGTCGACCGGTCGGCGTCGATGCGGTTCGGAAGAGGCGCCCAGGGGAAAGAGTCGGTCGCCACCGAGCTGACGGTCGGCCTGGCGCAGCTGCTCTCCCACGGCGGTAACCGGGTCGGCGCGATTCTTTACGACAACGGCGCGCACCAGGTGATCCCACCCCGGACCGGACGGGACCAGATCCTGCGCCTCGCCGCCGAGCTCACCCGGGCACGCCCGGCCACGAAACCGGGCAGCACCACGGACCTCGCCGCGATGCTGCAGCTGGCCTCTTCCATGACGTCGAAGCGGCGCAGCCTGGTGTTCGTGCTCTCGGACTTCATCGGCGAGCCGGGCTGGGACCGGGCGCTGACGCGGTTGTCCCACCGGCACGAGGTGGTCGTCCTCCGCGTCGTGGACCCGGCCGAGCTGGAGCTGCCCGACGTCGGGCTGATCCTGGTGCAGGACGCCGAGACCGGCGAGCAGGTGCTGGTCGACACCAGCGACCCGCTGCTGCAACGCCAGCTGAGCGCCGAGGTGCGGTCGCGGGAGGAAGCGGTCGAGGACGGGATGCGGCGGGCGGCGGTGACCGCCCATCGGATCACCACCGAACAGGACGCCGTCACCGCGCTGGTCGGGCTGGTCCAGGACTCCCGCCGGAGGCGCCGGTGA
- a CDS encoding vWA domain-containing protein: MTVSYPAVLVIAVLGTGVTVVAYVRLQRRRTAALAAAGLDGSGPGGSGRGGSGRRSSGGGAVRRHLPYALLLAALPLLLVGLARPEATVTVPRIAGTVVLVFDASNSMQADDLEPTRHAAEQEAATSFVEDQPDSVDIGVVVFGDQALMTQEPTDDRNLALAAIKRVGGTGGTSLGQAILASLSTITGKPVNVPEGNTAAPAPDLGYWPSATIVLFSDGENTGGADVQAAADLAATAGVRIQTVGVGTAQGGTVEVDGYQLATALDEQQLESIAKTTGGSYHRAEDTDGLAETTRSIDLRLTSKEEPLELTAPVAAAALVLLVAGALLMTRWHGRIV, from the coding sequence GTGACCGTCAGCTATCCGGCCGTGCTGGTGATCGCGGTGCTCGGCACCGGGGTAACCGTGGTGGCCTACGTCCGGCTGCAGCGACGCCGGACCGCGGCGCTCGCGGCGGCCGGTCTGGACGGTTCCGGCCCGGGCGGCTCGGGTCGGGGCGGCTCCGGCCGGCGCTCGTCCGGTGGCGGCGCGGTCCGGCGGCACCTGCCCTACGCGCTGCTGCTGGCCGCCCTGCCGCTGCTGCTCGTCGGCCTGGCCCGTCCGGAGGCGACGGTGACCGTGCCCCGGATCGCGGGCACGGTCGTCCTCGTCTTCGACGCGTCGAACAGCATGCAGGCCGACGACCTGGAGCCCACTCGGCACGCCGCCGAGCAGGAGGCGGCGACGTCGTTCGTGGAGGACCAGCCGGACTCGGTCGACATCGGCGTGGTCGTCTTCGGCGACCAGGCCCTGATGACGCAGGAGCCCACCGACGACCGCAACCTCGCGCTCGCCGCGATCAAACGGGTCGGCGGAACCGGTGGGACGTCGCTCGGCCAGGCGATCCTGGCGTCGCTGAGCACGATCACCGGCAAGCCGGTGAACGTGCCGGAGGGGAACACGGCGGCGCCCGCTCCCGACCTCGGCTACTGGCCGTCGGCGACGATCGTCCTGTTCTCCGACGGTGAGAACACCGGCGGCGCCGACGTGCAGGCGGCGGCCGACCTCGCGGCCACCGCCGGAGTGCGGATCCAGACCGTCGGGGTGGGGACGGCGCAGGGTGGAACCGTCGAGGTCGACGGCTACCAGCTCGCCACCGCCCTGGACGAACAGCAGCTGGAGAGCATCGCGAAGACCACCGGCGGCTCGTACCACCGCGCCGAGGACACGGACGGCCTCGCCGAGACCACCCGCTCGATCGACCTACGCCTGACCAGCAAGGAGGAACCGCTCGAACTCACCGCACCGGTCGCCGCCGCAGCCCTCGTGCTGCTGGTGGCCGGCGCGCTCCTGATGACCCGTTGGCACGGAAGGATCGTCTGA
- a CDS encoding VWA domain-containing protein, whose amino-acid sequence MSLHWPWALGALLAVPLLLFARWWLNRRRRRTAIQVSSVALIRAALPRRPSWRRRVPVLLFLAGLLVLGAGLTRPQASVTVPTDQSTILLAIDVSGSMCTTDIEPNRLAVASEAARSFIESQDNGVRIGLVAFSGIAGLLVAPTTDQEALLEAIDSLTTARGTAIGQAILTAIDAIAEINPDVAASGVNLGDSAAKPSTDPNGGTGSGPLGGYEPDSIVVLTDGSNTQGVDPVTAAEQAAARRVRVFTIGFGSTEPAPMVCTPDQISGDTTGGNWGGGPRGGGRRVQQIDEGALTQVADLTGGRYFQAKDADQLADVLSDLPSEIGMQRRDVEVTVWFVLVATVLVGAGVGLSLWWNRPRAPAPRSVVRSGRA is encoded by the coding sequence ATGTCGCTGCACTGGCCGTGGGCGCTCGGCGCGCTGCTGGCCGTGCCGCTGCTCCTGTTCGCCCGGTGGTGGCTCAACCGGCGTCGGCGGCGGACGGCGATCCAGGTCTCCAGCGTCGCGTTGATCCGGGCGGCGTTACCCCGGCGGCCGTCGTGGCGGCGCCGGGTTCCGGTACTGCTGTTCCTCGCCGGGCTGCTCGTCCTCGGCGCAGGGCTGACGCGTCCGCAGGCGTCGGTGACGGTGCCGACCGATCAGAGCACGATCCTGCTGGCGATCGACGTGTCCGGGTCGATGTGCACCACCGACATCGAGCCGAACCGGCTCGCGGTCGCCAGCGAGGCCGCCCGTAGCTTCATCGAGTCGCAGGACAACGGCGTCCGGATCGGTCTGGTCGCGTTCTCCGGGATCGCCGGTCTGCTGGTGGCGCCCACGACCGACCAGGAGGCACTGCTGGAGGCGATCGACTCGCTGACCACCGCCCGTGGCACCGCGATCGGGCAGGCGATCCTCACCGCGATCGACGCGATCGCCGAGATCAACCCGGACGTCGCCGCCAGCGGCGTCAACCTGGGCGACAGCGCCGCGAAGCCGAGCACCGACCCGAACGGCGGCACCGGCTCCGGGCCGCTCGGCGGCTACGAGCCGGACTCGATCGTCGTGCTGACCGACGGCTCGAACACCCAGGGCGTCGACCCGGTCACCGCGGCCGAGCAGGCCGCCGCGCGCCGGGTGCGGGTGTTCACGATCGGCTTCGGCAGCACCGAGCCCGCGCCGATGGTCTGCACTCCCGACCAGATCAGCGGCGACACCACCGGCGGCAACTGGGGCGGTGGTCCGCGCGGCGGCGGCCGGCGCGTGCAGCAGATCGACGAGGGGGCGCTGACCCAGGTCGCCGACCTGACCGGCGGCCGGTACTTCCAGGCGAAGGACGCCGATCAGCTGGCCGACGTCCTCTCCGACCTGCCCAGCGAGATCGGAATGCAGCGCCGGGACGTCGAGGTGACGGTGTGGTTCGTTCTCGTCGCCACGGTGCTGGTCGGCGCGGGCGTCGGCCTCTCCCTGTGGTGGAACCGTCCGCGCGCGCCGGCGCCCCGGAGCGTTGTGCGTTCCGGCAGGGCATAG